A single Blastococcus colisei DNA region contains:
- the gap gene encoding type I glyceraldehyde-3-phosphate dehydrogenase: protein MTVRVGINGFGRIGRNFWRAAAASGQDIEIVAVNDLTSPEALAHLLKYDSILGKLAEDVAADGEGIKIAGKTMKVLSERDPANLPWGDLGVDVVVESTGFFTKAADARKHVDAGGAKKVIISAPATDDDITIVMGVNDDLYDGSQTIISNASCTTNCLAPLAKVLNDAFGIERGLMTTIHAYTADQNLQDGPHKDLRRARAAALNMVPTSTGAAKAIGLVLPELKGKLDGYAMRVPLPTGSATDLTVTLNREASADEVDAAYREAAAGPLGKYLTYTDAPIVSSDIVTDPASCIYDAQLTKVFGPMVKVLGWYDNEWGYSNRLVDLTTLVGRSL, encoded by the coding sequence GTGACTGTCCGCGTGGGCATCAACGGATTCGGCCGGATCGGCCGCAACTTCTGGCGGGCCGCTGCGGCCAGTGGCCAGGACATCGAGATCGTGGCGGTCAACGACCTCACGAGCCCCGAGGCCCTGGCTCACCTCCTGAAGTACGACAGCATCCTGGGCAAGCTGGCCGAGGACGTCGCCGCCGACGGCGAGGGCATCAAGATCGCGGGAAAGACCATGAAGGTCCTCTCCGAGCGCGACCCCGCCAACCTGCCCTGGGGCGATCTGGGCGTCGACGTCGTCGTCGAGTCCACCGGCTTCTTCACCAAGGCCGCGGACGCCCGCAAGCACGTCGACGCCGGTGGGGCCAAGAAGGTCATCATCTCCGCGCCGGCCACCGACGACGACATCACGATCGTCATGGGAGTCAACGACGACCTGTACGACGGCTCGCAGACGATCATCAGCAACGCGTCCTGCACCACGAACTGCCTGGCTCCGCTGGCCAAGGTCCTCAACGACGCGTTCGGCATCGAGCGCGGCCTGATGACCACCATCCACGCCTACACCGCCGACCAGAACCTGCAGGACGGCCCGCACAAGGACCTGCGCCGCGCCCGCGCCGCCGCCCTCAACATGGTGCCGACGTCCACCGGCGCCGCGAAGGCGATCGGCCTGGTGCTGCCCGAGCTCAAGGGCAAGCTCGACGGCTACGCCATGCGCGTGCCGCTGCCCACCGGCTCGGCCACGGACCTCACGGTGACCCTGAACCGGGAGGCCTCGGCCGACGAGGTCGACGCTGCCTACCGGGAGGCCGCTGCCGGTCCGCTGGGCAAGTACCTCACCTACACCGACGCGCCGATCGTCTCCTCCGACATCGTCACCGACCCGGCGTCATGCATCTACGACGCGCAGCTGACGAAGGTCTTCGGCCCGATGGTGAAGGTGCTCGGCTGGTACGACAACGAGTGGGGCTACTCGAACCGCCTCGTCGACCTCACCACCCTGGTGGGCCGCTCCCTTTGA
- a CDS encoding phosphoglycerate kinase: MRSLDDLLAEGVSGRRVLLRADLNVPLDKQTREITDDGRIRASLPTLQALRDAGARVIVTAHLGRPKGTPDPQFSLAPVAARMGELLGTTVPLAADVAGDDARAKAAALADGDVLLLENVRFEAAETAKDDAERGELADRLAALADVYVDDAFGAVHRKHASVVDVAERLPRVAGRLVARELEVLTRLTSEPDRPYVVVLGGSKVSDKLAVIEALLPKVDRLLVGGGMCFTFLAAQGHGVGGSLLEADQVDTCRRLLAEAGDRIVLPVDVVCATAFSAEAETSVVPVSEIPDGRMGLDVGPRTVELFGTTLGDARTVFWNGPMGVFELAPFQEGTRGVAQAVAAVDGLSVVGGGDSAAAVRLLGLDEDAYGHISTGGGASLEYLEGRELPGLAVLVDGSGQ; encoded by the coding sequence ATGCGTTCCCTCGACGACCTCCTCGCCGAGGGCGTCTCCGGTCGGCGCGTGCTGCTGCGCGCCGACCTGAACGTCCCGCTGGACAAGCAGACCCGAGAGATCACCGACGACGGCCGCATCCGCGCCAGCCTGCCGACGCTCCAGGCGCTCCGCGACGCCGGCGCCCGGGTGATCGTGACGGCCCACCTCGGCCGGCCCAAGGGCACACCGGACCCGCAGTTCTCCCTCGCGCCGGTCGCGGCGCGGATGGGCGAGCTGCTGGGGACGACGGTGCCGCTGGCTGCCGACGTCGCCGGCGACGACGCCCGCGCGAAGGCGGCGGCCCTGGCCGACGGCGACGTGCTGCTGCTGGAGAACGTCCGGTTCGAGGCGGCCGAGACGGCGAAGGACGACGCCGAGCGAGGCGAGCTGGCCGACCGGCTGGCAGCCCTCGCCGACGTCTACGTCGACGACGCGTTCGGGGCGGTGCACCGCAAGCACGCCTCGGTGGTCGACGTCGCCGAGCGGCTGCCGCGCGTCGCCGGCCGGCTGGTGGCCCGTGAGCTCGAGGTGCTCACCCGGCTGACCTCCGAGCCGGACCGGCCGTACGTGGTCGTCCTCGGCGGCTCGAAGGTCAGCGACAAGCTGGCCGTCATCGAGGCGCTGCTGCCCAAGGTCGACCGGCTGCTCGTCGGCGGCGGCATGTGCTTCACCTTCCTCGCCGCGCAGGGGCACGGCGTGGGCGGCTCGCTGCTCGAGGCCGACCAGGTCGACACCTGCCGCCGGCTGCTGGCCGAGGCCGGCGACCGCATCGTGCTACCGGTCGACGTCGTCTGCGCCACGGCGTTCAGCGCCGAGGCCGAGACCAGCGTCGTGCCGGTGTCCGAGATCCCGGACGGGCGCATGGGCCTCGACGTCGGGCCGCGCACCGTCGAGCTGTTCGGGACGACACTCGGCGACGCGCGCACCGTGTTCTGGAACGGCCCCATGGGCGTCTTCGAGCTGGCCCCCTTCCAGGAGGGCACGCGCGGCGTGGCTCAGGCCGTCGCCGCGGTGGATGGCCTCTCGGTCGTCGGCGGTGGCGACTCCGCCGCCGCCGTCCGCCTGCTCGGGCTCGACGAGGACGCCTACGGGCACATCAGCACCGGCGGCGGCGCGTCGCTGGAGTACCTGGAGGGCCGGGAGCTCCCGGGCCTCGCGGTGCTCGTCGACGGATCGGGGCAGTGA
- the tpiA gene encoding triose-phosphate isomerase has translation MARKQYTPKRGAFQGGDRRMLIAGNWKMHMTHLEAIGLVQKLAFTVPDPVLDTVEMVVLPPFTALRSVQTLVTGDKLAVGFGAQDLSVHDSGAYTGEVSGGMLAALACQYVTVGHSERRALHAEDDAVVASKAQAALRHGIMPIVCVGEGLDVRKVGEHVPFCTTQLDASLDGLAGEQVAGLVIAYEPVWAIGTGEVATPEDAQEVCGALRARLAERFGDETAASVRILYGGSVKAASTAGILAGPDIDGALVGGASLDADEFAQICRIAADGS, from the coding sequence ATGGCACGCAAGCAGTACACCCCCAAGCGGGGCGCCTTCCAGGGCGGCGACCGGCGGATGCTGATCGCCGGCAACTGGAAGATGCACATGACTCACCTCGAGGCCATCGGTCTCGTGCAGAAGCTCGCCTTCACGGTCCCCGATCCGGTGCTCGACACCGTCGAGATGGTCGTGCTGCCACCCTTCACCGCGCTGCGGAGCGTGCAGACGCTGGTGACCGGCGACAAGCTGGCCGTCGGATTCGGTGCGCAGGACCTGTCCGTGCACGACTCCGGTGCCTACACCGGTGAGGTCAGCGGCGGGATGCTCGCCGCCCTGGCGTGCCAGTACGTCACCGTCGGCCACTCGGAACGCCGCGCGCTGCACGCGGAGGACGACGCGGTCGTCGCCTCGAAGGCGCAGGCCGCGCTGCGGCACGGCATCATGCCGATCGTCTGCGTGGGGGAGGGGCTCGACGTCCGCAAGGTCGGTGAACACGTCCCCTTCTGCACGACCCAGCTCGACGCCTCGCTGGACGGGCTGGCCGGCGAGCAGGTGGCCGGGCTGGTCATCGCCTACGAGCCGGTCTGGGCGATCGGCACCGGCGAGGTCGCCACCCCGGAGGACGCGCAGGAGGTCTGCGGCGCACTCCGGGCGCGGCTCGCCGAGCGCTTCGGCGACGAGACGGCCGCATCCGTCCGTATCCTCTACGGCGGGTCGGTGAAGGCCGCGAGCACGGCCGGGATCCTGGCCGGGCCGGACATCGACGGTGCACTGGTCGGCGGCGCGAGCCTGGACGCCGACGAGTTCGCGCAGATCTGTCGGATCGCCGCCGACGGCAGCTGA
- a CDS encoding ABC transporter substrate-binding protein, whose protein sequence is MESTLERWGSRLPTWARGWPRRRILAAAAAVLLVVVIAVSCGGAAGGRADVPIVEGEPDAGVTGVRAPSTQTGGTLQVVSAEIDSLDPQRSYLPGVWNLMRLYTRTLVTYSSEPGRTDELVPDLATDLGTPSEDGLSWTFTLREGVLFENGRPITSRDVKYGIERSFASDVIVGGPTYVVDLLDDPANPYPGPYSTEDDDPDLTSVETPDDRTIVFRLRQPMPAFPYVLALPSSSPVPAEADTRGDYGADPVSSGPYAITSVDPATGILLERNPQWNPATDDVRTALPDRVVVRTGQGGVERDQALLAGSADIDLTGAGVQPATTARLAADEDHPVRDRIDDVTTGALRLLALPTDVAPMDNAACRAAVAAVVDRTAVQEELGGPVNAVRRSVLWPRGLDGGPEDPDPRPDLAAARASLEACGRPEGFSTVLAVPDTQTSVDVAEDVAAQLAEVGIEVEVRPLSATSFYATDVGAPASVAANGYGIVLATWTADIPTPGSFLAPLVDGRSIRSVGNTNFGRLDSPDIAALVDAARAAGDPAAWREVVAAVDATSVYVPLAETRIQLLAGQRLRNGLVMQPYSGYDLATAGVR, encoded by the coding sequence GTGGAGAGCACCCTGGAGCGGTGGGGCAGTCGCCTGCCCACGTGGGCCCGTGGGTGGCCCCGCCGTCGCATCCTCGCCGCGGCCGCCGCCGTGCTGCTGGTCGTCGTCATCGCCGTCAGCTGCGGCGGTGCCGCGGGCGGACGGGCGGACGTCCCGATCGTCGAGGGGGAGCCCGACGCCGGGGTCACCGGGGTCCGGGCGCCCTCCACCCAGACCGGCGGGACGCTGCAGGTGGTGTCGGCCGAGATCGACAGCCTGGACCCACAGCGGTCCTACCTGCCCGGAGTCTGGAACCTGATGCGGCTCTACACCCGCACCCTGGTGACCTACTCCTCCGAGCCCGGCCGTACCGACGAGCTGGTCCCGGATCTGGCGACCGACCTCGGAACGCCGTCGGAGGACGGCCTGAGCTGGACCTTCACGCTGAGGGAAGGCGTGCTGTTCGAGAACGGCCGCCCGATCACCAGCCGCGACGTCAAGTACGGCATCGAGCGGTCCTTCGCCTCCGACGTCATCGTCGGGGGGCCCACCTACGTCGTCGACCTGCTCGACGACCCGGCCAACCCCTATCCGGGGCCGTACTCCACCGAGGACGACGATCCCGACCTGACCTCCGTCGAGACGCCGGACGATCGGACCATCGTGTTCCGGCTGCGCCAGCCGATGCCCGCCTTTCCCTACGTGCTCGCGCTGCCCTCCAGCAGCCCTGTGCCGGCGGAGGCCGACACCCGCGGGGACTACGGCGCCGACCCCGTGTCGTCCGGGCCGTACGCGATCACCTCCGTCGACCCGGCCACCGGGATCCTGCTCGAGCGCAACCCGCAGTGGAACCCGGCCACCGACGACGTCCGTACCGCCCTGCCCGACCGGGTCGTGGTCCGGACCGGGCAGGGCGGGGTGGAGCGGGACCAGGCACTGCTGGCCGGGTCGGCCGACATCGACCTCACCGGGGCCGGCGTGCAGCCGGCCACCACGGCCCGCCTCGCGGCGGACGAGGACCACCCGGTGCGCGACCGCATCGACGACGTGACCACCGGCGCCCTGCGGCTGCTGGCGCTGCCCACGGACGTCGCGCCGATGGACAACGCCGCCTGCCGTGCCGCGGTCGCCGCCGTCGTGGACCGCACGGCGGTGCAGGAGGAGCTCGGCGGACCGGTCAACGCGGTTCGTCGCTCGGTCCTGTGGCCTCGCGGGCTCGACGGCGGTCCGGAGGACCCCGATCCGCGGCCCGATCTCGCCGCCGCGCGCGCCTCCCTGGAGGCGTGCGGCCGGCCCGAGGGCTTCAGCACCGTCCTGGCCGTGCCCGACACGCAGACGAGCGTCGACGTGGCAGAGGACGTCGCCGCGCAGCTGGCCGAGGTGGGCATCGAGGTGGAGGTCCGGCCGCTGAGCGCCACCAGCTTCTACGCGACCGACGTGGGTGCTCCCGCCAGCGTCGCGGCCAACGGCTACGGCATCGTCCTCGCTACCTGGACGGCCGACATCCCGACGCCGGGGTCCTTCCTGGCGCCGCTGGTCGACGGCCGCAGCATCAGGTCGGTGGGCAACACCAACTTCGGCCGGCTCGACAGCCCCGACATCGCCGCGCTGGTGGACGCCGCGCGTGCGGCGGGAGACCCGGCCGCATGGCGCGAGGTCGTCGCCGCGGTCGACGCGACGTCGGTGTACGTCCCGCTGGCCGAGACGCGGATCCAGTTGCTGGCGGGACAGCGGCTGCGCAACGGCCTGGTGATGCAGCCCTACAGCGGCTACGACCTCGCCACCGCCGGCGTCCGGTGA
- the secG gene encoding preprotein translocase subunit SecG, producing the protein MELVLNVLLVLSSTILIVLILLHRGKGGGLSSMFGGAVSSSLSGSSVVEKNLNRLTVFCALIWSVCIVGLGILLKVN; encoded by the coding sequence ATGGAGCTGGTCCTCAACGTGCTGCTGGTCCTCAGCAGCACGATCCTCATCGTGCTGATCCTGTTGCACCGGGGCAAGGGCGGCGGCTTGTCCTCCATGTTCGGCGGTGCCGTCTCCTCCTCGCTCAGCGGCTCCTCGGTCGTCGAGAAGAACCTGAACCGGCTGACGGTGTTCTGCGCGTTGATCTGGTCGGTCTGCATCGTCGGTCTGGGGATCCTGCTCAAGGTCAACTGA
- a CDS encoding RNA polymerase-binding protein RbpA — MQGALVAGGNAIRGTRVGAGPMGEAERGEAAPRNRIPFWCANRHETRVAFASDADVPEFWDCPRCGLPAGQDQQNPPPAPRTEPYKTHLAYVRERRSDADGDALLEEALTRLHQRRGA, encoded by the coding sequence ATGCAGGGGGCGCTCGTGGCTGGTGGTAACGCGATCCGGGGCACCCGGGTCGGAGCGGGTCCGATGGGTGAGGCCGAGCGCGGTGAGGCAGCGCCCCGGAACCGCATCCCGTTCTGGTGTGCCAACCGGCACGAGACGAGGGTCGCGTTCGCCTCGGACGCCGACGTCCCGGAGTTCTGGGACTGCCCGCGCTGCGGGCTCCCGGCCGGACAGGACCAGCAGAACCCGCCTCCTGCGCCGCGCACCGAGCCGTACAAGACCCACCTGGCCTACGTCCGGGAGCGGCGCAGCGACGCCGACGGTGACGCTCTCCTCGAGGAAGCCCTCACCCGGCTGCACCAGCGCCGCGGCGCCTGA
- a CDS encoding PIG-L deacetylase family protein — MTDSARDPLLDIRAGDRWLVAVAHPDDESFGCGSTIAHAAVQGAEVTLACATRGEAGEAVQGPVGHGDLGVVREGELRRAATRLGITRVELLGHRDSGFDGELPVGALCAAPVAEVADALLGLLRELRPEVLLVLDGSDGHRDHLHIGAAAREAVTRMDARPLLVEHCLPNSLLRRWLEEMRELRPDTAYHALDPAGLGRGDTEITDVLDTTAVLDRREGAIAEHRSQVSPFDGLSDELRRAFLTTDHLARVELRGAEESPGPEHV, encoded by the coding sequence GTGACCGACAGCGCGCGCGACCCCCTGCTCGACATCCGCGCCGGCGACCGCTGGCTGGTCGCCGTCGCGCACCCCGACGACGAGTCCTTCGGCTGCGGCTCCACCATCGCCCACGCGGCCGTGCAGGGCGCCGAGGTGACGCTGGCGTGCGCGACGCGGGGCGAGGCCGGCGAGGCGGTGCAGGGACCGGTCGGCCACGGTGACCTGGGCGTCGTCCGGGAAGGCGAGCTGCGCCGTGCCGCCACCCGGCTGGGGATCACCCGGGTCGAGCTGCTGGGTCATCGGGACTCCGGGTTCGACGGCGAGCTCCCGGTCGGCGCGCTGTGCGCCGCTCCGGTCGCCGAGGTGGCCGACGCCCTGCTGGGGCTGCTCCGGGAGCTCCGGCCGGAGGTACTGCTGGTCCTGGACGGCAGCGACGGCCACCGCGACCACCTGCACATCGGGGCAGCCGCGCGCGAGGCGGTGACCCGGATGGACGCCCGGCCGCTGCTCGTCGAGCACTGCCTGCCCAACAGCCTGCTCCGCCGGTGGCTGGAGGAGATGCGCGAGCTGCGGCCGGACACCGCGTATCACGCGCTCGACCCCGCCGGCCTGGGGCGGGGGGACACCGAGATCACCGACGTCCTCGACACGACGGCGGTGCTCGACCGGCGGGAGGGAGCCATCGCCGAGCACCGGTCCCAGGTGTCCCCGTTCGACGGGCTGAGCGACGAGCTGCGGCGGGCCTTCCTGACCACGGACCACCTCGCCCGGGTGGAGCTCCGCGGCGCGGAGGAATCGCCGGGACCGGAACATGTGTGA
- the pgl gene encoding 6-phosphogluconolactonase, with protein MSAPPPDVVVEPDAEQLARAVAEALVARLAAAQAVHGTASVVLTGGGIGTAVLEAVAGLAAEPVRETVDWTAVHVWWGDERFVPADDDERNEKAARRALLDAVGVPAGHVHAMPPSDGEFAVPEDAAAWYADELAAAAPEGRSLPRLDVLLLGMGPEGHVASIFPDSPAVRDERPVVAVRDCPKPPPTRVSLGFPAINAAEEVWLLVSGEAKAPAVAAALRESTDPVQLPAAGVHGVRATRWLLDRPAAGKLPAPPG; from the coding sequence GTGAGTGCTCCCCCGCCGGACGTCGTGGTCGAGCCCGACGCCGAGCAGCTGGCGCGGGCGGTCGCGGAGGCCCTGGTGGCCCGGCTGGCGGCGGCGCAGGCCGTGCACGGGACGGCGTCGGTTGTGCTGACCGGCGGCGGGATCGGCACCGCCGTCCTGGAGGCGGTCGCCGGCCTGGCCGCGGAACCCGTCCGGGAGACCGTGGACTGGACCGCCGTGCACGTCTGGTGGGGCGACGAGCGGTTCGTGCCGGCCGACGACGACGAGCGCAACGAGAAGGCCGCTCGCCGGGCGCTGCTGGACGCCGTCGGCGTCCCCGCCGGCCACGTGCACGCCATGCCGCCCTCGGACGGCGAGTTCGCGGTGCCCGAGGACGCCGCAGCCTGGTACGCCGACGAGCTGGCGGCCGCCGCGCCCGAGGGCCGTTCCCTGCCGCGTCTGGACGTACTGCTCCTCGGCATGGGCCCGGAAGGGCACGTCGCGTCGATCTTCCCCGACTCCCCGGCCGTGCGGGACGAGCGTCCGGTCGTGGCCGTGCGCGACTGCCCGAAGCCGCCGCCCACTCGGGTGAGCCTGGGGTTCCCGGCCATCAACGCGGCCGAGGAGGTGTGGCTGCTGGTCTCCGGCGAGGCCAAGGCGCCCGCCGTCGCCGCCGCGCTCCGCGAGAGCACGGACCCTGTGCAGCTGCCGGCGGCCGGCGTCCACGGCGTCCGGGCCACCAGGTGGTTGCTCGACCGGCCCGCCGCGGGCAAGCTGCCGGCACCACCCGGCTAG
- a CDS encoding glucose-6-phosphate dehydrogenase assembly protein OpcA, giving the protein MTTLWDTTGSAVVKELAAQRRTGGAVLSGVALTLVVVADESRVADAEEAATHAAEAHPCRLLVVVRRQLEAPAPRLDAEVLIGGRLGPGEAVVMRMYGRLGLHAESVVLPLLAADAPVVAWWHAAPPDRLATDALAVFAHRRITDTSLADDPLAALKTRAEDYAPGDTDLAWTRSTAWRSTLASSLDSVSGRRGEPVQVHGGRIEGDSTSPTAQLLAGWLSSRCGCPITVEDGDRRPNASGVDSVSLQLDQDEEVQIHADRKGGAVITQPYRPDAGVALPDRVLGDLLSEELRRLDRDEPYSEALEAATGVTGLSARSPEREHVWFDPAESESGNGSRPRKRSAAKQAGDS; this is encoded by the coding sequence ATGACGACGCTCTGGGACACCACCGGCTCGGCCGTCGTGAAGGAGCTGGCCGCGCAGCGGCGCACCGGAGGCGCGGTGCTCTCCGGGGTGGCCCTCACCCTGGTCGTGGTGGCCGACGAGAGCCGGGTGGCCGACGCCGAGGAGGCGGCGACGCACGCGGCCGAGGCACACCCCTGCCGGCTGCTCGTCGTCGTGCGCCGGCAGCTGGAGGCCCCGGCGCCCCGGCTGGACGCCGAGGTGCTCATCGGCGGCCGGCTCGGACCCGGCGAGGCGGTGGTCATGCGGATGTACGGGCGGCTGGGCCTGCACGCCGAGTCCGTCGTCCTGCCGCTGCTCGCCGCCGACGCCCCCGTCGTCGCCTGGTGGCACGCCGCTCCCCCGGACCGGCTGGCCACCGATGCGCTGGCGGTCTTCGCCCACCGGCGGATCACCGACACCTCGCTCGCCGACGACCCGCTCGCCGCCCTGAAGACCCGGGCCGAGGACTACGCCCCCGGCGACACCGATCTCGCCTGGACCCGCAGCACGGCCTGGCGCTCGACCCTCGCTTCGAGCCTCGACTCCGTGTCCGGGCGGCGGGGTGAGCCGGTGCAGGTCCACGGCGGCCGGATCGAGGGTGACTCCACCAGCCCGACCGCCCAGCTGCTGGCCGGCTGGCTGTCGTCCCGGTGCGGCTGCCCGATCACCGTCGAGGACGGCGATCGCAGGCCCAACGCCAGCGGCGTCGACTCGGTGTCCCTGCAGCTGGACCAGGACGAGGAGGTGCAGATCCACGCCGACCGCAAGGGCGGCGCGGTCATCACCCAGCCCTACCGGCCCGACGCGGGCGTCGCCCTGCCCGACCGGGTGCTCGGCGACCTGCTGAGCGAGGAGCTGCGCCGGCTGGACCGCGACGAGCCCTACAGCGAGGCGCTGGAGGCCGCGACCGGCGTGACCGGGTTGTCGGCACGGTCGCCCGAGCGCGAGCACGTGTGGTTCGACCCGGCCGAGTCCGAGAGCGGCAACGGCTCCCGGCCGCGCAAGCGCAGCGCGGCGAAGCAGGCCGGCGACTCGTGA
- the zwf gene encoding glucose-6-phosphate dehydrogenase, with product MIPNPLRDPRDRRLPRVPEPCALVVFGITGDLARKKLLPAVYDLANRGLLPTNFALLGFARRDWGDTEFAELARDAARKHARTPWREDVWEQLGSDITFVQGSFDDDDAFDQLAATLGELEGSHGIGGNAAFYLSIPPAMFPVVLKQMQRTGMAESTPDRWRRVVVEKPFGEDLPSSRELNELVDSVFSAEDVFRIDHYLGKETVQNLLALRFANSLFEPIWNATNVDSVQITMAEDVGIGGRAQFYEKTGAARDVLQNHLLQLLALTAMEEPVEFSAEEIRTEKLKVLRAISIPEDMQAFAVRGQYEQGWLAGERVNGYRQEEGVDPDSTTETFAAVRLGVETRRWAGVPFYLRAGKRLPRRVTEIALVFKRAPHLPFAATDTEELGNNQLVVRVQPDEGVTLKFGSKVPGSVMEVRDVSMDFLYGEQFTESSPEAYERLLLDVLLGDATLFPRNAEVEASWAVIDPLEEFWAGTTPQLYRAGEWGPRAADEMLAAESRRWRRP from the coding sequence ATGATCCCCAACCCGCTGCGCGATCCGCGGGACCGGCGGCTGCCCCGGGTACCGGAGCCATGCGCGCTCGTCGTCTTCGGTATCACCGGCGACCTGGCCCGCAAGAAGCTGCTGCCGGCGGTGTACGACCTCGCCAACCGTGGGCTGCTGCCCACCAACTTCGCCCTGCTCGGCTTCGCCCGCCGGGACTGGGGTGACACCGAGTTCGCGGAGCTGGCCCGGGACGCGGCGCGCAAGCACGCCCGCACGCCCTGGCGGGAGGACGTGTGGGAGCAGCTGGGCTCCGACATCACCTTCGTGCAGGGCTCGTTCGACGACGACGACGCCTTCGACCAGCTGGCCGCGACTCTCGGAGAGCTGGAGGGCTCCCACGGCATCGGCGGCAACGCCGCCTTCTACCTCTCCATCCCGCCGGCCATGTTCCCCGTCGTGCTCAAGCAGATGCAGCGCACCGGCATGGCCGAGAGCACGCCCGACCGCTGGCGACGGGTGGTGGTGGAGAAGCCGTTCGGTGAGGACCTGCCCTCCAGCCGGGAGCTCAACGAGCTGGTCGACTCGGTGTTCAGCGCCGAGGACGTCTTCCGGATCGACCACTACCTGGGCAAGGAGACCGTCCAGAACCTGCTGGCGCTGCGCTTCGCCAACTCGCTGTTCGAGCCGATCTGGAACGCCACCAACGTCGACTCCGTCCAGATCACCATGGCCGAGGACGTCGGCATCGGCGGCCGGGCCCAGTTCTACGAGAAGACCGGCGCCGCCCGCGACGTGCTGCAGAACCACCTGCTGCAGCTGCTGGCCCTGACGGCCATGGAGGAGCCGGTCGAGTTCTCCGCCGAGGAGATCCGCACCGAGAAGCTCAAGGTGCTGCGGGCGATCTCGATCCCCGAGGACATGCAGGCGTTCGCCGTCCGTGGCCAGTACGAGCAGGGCTGGCTCGCCGGGGAGCGGGTGAACGGGTACCGCCAGGAGGAGGGCGTCGACCCCGATTCCACGACCGAGACGTTCGCCGCCGTCCGGCTCGGCGTCGAGACGCGCCGCTGGGCCGGCGTTCCCTTCTACCTGCGCGCCGGCAAGCGGCTCCCCCGCCGGGTCACCGAGATCGCGCTCGTCTTCAAGCGCGCGCCGCACCTGCCTTTCGCCGCCACGGACACCGAGGAGCTGGGCAACAACCAGCTGGTCGTACGGGTGCAGCCCGACGAAGGGGTCACCCTCAAGTTCGGGTCGAAGGTTCCGGGCAGCGTCATGGAGGTCCGGGACGTCTCGATGGACTTCCTGTACGGCGAGCAGTTCACCGAGTCCAGCCCGGAGGCCTACGAGCGGCTGCTGCTCGACGTCCTCCTGGGCGACGCGACGCTCTTCCCGCGCAACGCCGAGGTGGAAGCGTCCTGGGCGGTCATCGACCCGCTCGAGGAGTTCTGGGCGGGCACGACCCCGCAGCTCTACCGGGCCGGCGAATGGGGGCCTCGGGCAGCCGACGAGATGCTCGCCGCCGAGAGCCGGCGGTGGCGCCGACCATGA